From the genome of Bacteroides sp. MSB163, one region includes:
- a CDS encoding response regulator transcription factor: protein MDTIKLLLVEDDPSLRYIVQSGLEDIIEGYEVLAAANGEEGLAMWREHHPDVILSDIEMPVMDGYEMVKRIREVDKETPIIFSSGLVSPKNVLKGYELGANNYIKKPFIPEELDAHIHALLKLSKGEKSKDESECYKIGKEYVLDATHAILKHSSGENKTLTAREAGLLQMLCENRGDVVRREAILDKFWNTEDDYFASRSLDVFVTKLRKLIAEDSSVSIKTVKGVGLMLEE from the coding sequence ATGGATACAATAAAGTTATTGTTAGTTGAGGACGATCCCAGCCTGCGTTACATCGTTCAGAGCGGATTGGAAGATATCATAGAGGGCTATGAAGTGTTGGCAGCTGCCAATGGTGAAGAAGGATTGGCAATGTGGAGGGAGCACCATCCCGATGTCATTCTTTCGGATATAGAAATGCCCGTCATGGATGGTTATGAGATGGTGAAACGTATCCGTGAGGTGGATAAAGAGACGCCTATAATCTTTTCTTCCGGTTTGGTTTCTCCCAAAAATGTATTGAAAGGCTATGAGTTGGGAGCCAACAATTATATCAAGAAACCTTTCATTCCCGAAGAACTGGATGCCCATATTCATGCTTTGTTGAAACTCTCCAAAGGTGAAAAGAGTAAGGACGAAAGCGAATGTTACAAGATTGGAAAGGAATATGTGCTTGATGCTACGCACGCCATATTGAAACATTCATCCGGTGAAAACAAGACATTGACCGCCCGTGAAGCAGGACTGTTGCAAATGCTTTGTGAGAACAGAGGTGATGTAGTACGTCGTGAAGCCATTCTTGATAAGTTCTGGAATACGGAAGATGATTATTTTGCTTCCCGCAGCCTGGATGTATTCGTCACAAAACTCCGTAAGTTGATAGCTGAAGATTCATCAGTCAGCATTAAAACGGTGAAAGGTGTGGGGCTGATGCTGGAAGAATGA
- a CDS encoding HAMP domain-containing sensor histidine kinase, which produces MKLHTVISLSLVSLVAVVLIQLGGMLYAFHAQMQEAEKLLNKCFWMSFTETVDNLVNNLPYPDNSIAVIAYAPNPKYKRIDGNERNKRTSQQVAQALQRVYGIKEIPLATIDSVLHNKLRKLDMDGTLTVERIDVNTNEVLASTNPQVSIRNFAAVTSETAFTFKSRGEAVRAILSFPAKEMEKRLLLLSFITWLLLGTAVYALIVQMKSVFRQRHNLQKQQQDFYTLAEEMKHPVSRMKNLITTENWQEVESQSNVLFEKTNATLTHAKAEIRQGSTGRPISLKAISMVSLVGVFLLLAVWSGYLYYTTSQKIRYQAEEQLEEAFYREADLHRYPLFTKANPDFNWDSSPGEFLPYPRRMMNELYKIYLEKGYRYRVQLSIIRHLYNKFDEDFRVKMAYDIQDTISLRSRVPIPFSLQFADSVFRKQLLETGFPDKADIRWIKYPSRELILYTGSPAVDFGDITTRLFPLDKDSTSCIFAVVRSPQRTIMSTTWYMQVPLLIAFLFVSLCVFFQIRMLRAQRRLEQFQKDFTYSMIHDMKSPLQSVMMGAHILAGGKLADKPEKLVRYRQVMGDECEHLLTLSNRVVMLTEIDRGELELHKEEIALRPLLRDIAEKYQLKAAKTVHFDIDCEEGCSVYADAFCLREILSNLVDNAVKYSNEEVLIVLSGTKTEDGTIVRVHDNGIGIPLSEQHKIFNKFERIASGSRKTGASGFGLGLNYVLQVVSAHGGMVKVESMEGSYSEFTLQFPLR; this is translated from the coding sequence ATGAAATTACATACTGTCATCTCTCTTTCACTTGTGAGTCTGGTTGCTGTTGTGTTGATACAGTTGGGCGGAATGCTTTATGCTTTCCATGCACAGATGCAGGAAGCGGAGAAGTTACTAAACAAGTGTTTTTGGATGTCTTTCACGGAGACGGTGGATAATTTGGTGAACAACCTTCCTTATCCTGATAATTCAATAGCTGTCATAGCGTATGCTCCTAATCCTAAATACAAGCGGATTGATGGGAATGAAAGGAATAAGCGTACTTCCCAGCAGGTGGCACAGGCTTTGCAACGGGTGTATGGAATAAAAGAAATTCCGTTAGCCACCATAGACAGCGTGTTGCACAATAAGTTGCGGAAGTTAGACATGGATGGAACACTGACCGTGGAGCGCATTGATGTAAATACAAATGAGGTGCTGGCAAGTACCAATCCTCAGGTAAGTATCCGTAACTTTGCCGCTGTTACTTCCGAAACAGCTTTTACCTTTAAATCCCGTGGGGAGGCTGTCCGTGCCATTCTTTCTTTCCCTGCCAAGGAGATGGAGAAGAGACTCCTGTTACTGTCATTCATTACATGGCTGTTGCTGGGTACGGCTGTCTATGCCTTGATTGTACAGATGAAGTCGGTGTTCCGTCAACGACATAACTTGCAGAAACAACAACAGGACTTCTATACGTTGGCCGAAGAAATGAAACATCCCGTCAGCCGGATGAAGAATTTGATAACCACAGAAAACTGGCAAGAGGTGGAGTCACAAAGTAACGTGCTCTTTGAGAAAACCAATGCTACTCTGACACACGCCAAAGCAGAAATCCGGCAAGGAAGTACAGGCAGGCCTATTTCTCTTAAAGCAATTTCTATGGTCAGCTTGGTGGGAGTATTCCTGTTGCTGGCTGTCTGGTCGGGATATTTGTATTATACGACCTCTCAAAAGATACGGTATCAGGCGGAGGAGCAATTGGAAGAGGCTTTCTATCGGGAGGCAGACTTACATAGGTATCCGCTTTTCACTAAGGCTAATCCTGATTTTAATTGGGATAGTTCACCGGGAGAATTTCTCCCTTATCCGCGGCGTATGATGAATGAACTTTATAAAATATATCTGGAGAAAGGTTATCGTTACCGGGTACAGTTGAGTATCATACGACATCTTTACAATAAGTTTGATGAAGATTTCCGCGTAAAGATGGCTTATGATATACAGGATACGATTAGTCTGCGTAGCCGTGTGCCCATTCCGTTCTCTTTGCAGTTTGCCGACAGTGTGTTCAGAAAACAGCTTTTGGAAACAGGTTTTCCAGATAAGGCGGATATCCGTTGGATCAAGTATCCCTCCCGGGAGTTGATACTTTATACAGGTAGTCCGGCTGTTGACTTCGGGGATATCACTACCCGGTTGTTTCCGTTGGATAAGGATAGTACGAGTTGCATCTTTGCTGTGGTTCGTTCACCACAACGTACTATTATGAGTACCACTTGGTATATGCAGGTGCCGCTGCTTATTGCTTTCCTTTTCGTATCTCTCTGTGTTTTCTTTCAGATACGTATGTTGCGGGCACAGCGTCGGTTGGAACAGTTTCAGAAGGACTTTACTTACTCCATGATACATGATATGAAGTCACCGTTGCAGTCTGTCATGATGGGAGCGCATATCCTGGCAGGTGGTAAGTTGGCGGATAAGCCGGAGAAGCTGGTCCGCTACAGGCAAGTGATGGGAGATGAGTGCGAACATCTGCTGACACTTTCCAATCGTGTAGTAATGCTGACAGAGATAGACCGTGGAGAACTGGAACTACATAAAGAAGAAATTGCCCTAAGACCGTTGCTGCGGGATATAGCGGAAAAGTATCAGTTGAAAGCGGCGAAGACGGTTCATTTTGATATCGATTGTGAAGAAGGATGTAGTGTTTATGCGGATGCTTTCTGTCTGCGTGAGATACTTTCCAATCTGGTGGACAATGCTGTCAAATACTCTAATGAAGAGGTTCTGATCGTTCTTTCAGGTACAAAGACAGAGGATGGAACCATTGTTAGAGTGCATGATAACGGTATTGGCATCCCTTTGAGCGAACAGCATAAGATATTCAATAAGTTCGAGAGGATTGCTTCCGGTAGTCGTAAGACGGGTGCATCAGGTTTCGGGTTAGGATTGAATTATGTGTTGCAGGTGGTGAGTGCCCACGGCGGTATGGTGAAGGTAGAAAGTATGGAAGGGAGTTACAGTGAATTTACGCTACAATTCCCCTTGCGTTAA
- a CDS encoding DUF3836 domain-containing protein yields MLLPYLCNIKSNEMYNLKNKTIMKALVLSVVFALTSVVNAVSGNNVKDFAYNTEKQENGVETQMVYKVKKGKYLERHLQYNYTYDEKGRVSAKEILKWNQDNSRFEKQYCLNFRYTDNEVGVEYVAWNSKDSDYTNVKSKAIYQMNEQGMNYMSYNWNEKENSWNLVTEHNAIHWNEDLLANK; encoded by the coding sequence ATGCTCCTGCCCTATCTTTGCAACATCAAAAGTAACGAAATGTATAACTTAAAAAATAAAACGATTATGAAAGCTTTAGTATTATCAGTAGTATTTGCATTGACATCAGTAGTAAACGCAGTAAGCGGTAACAATGTAAAGGATTTCGCCTATAACACGGAGAAACAGGAAAACGGAGTGGAAACCCAAATGGTGTATAAGGTAAAAAAAGGAAAGTACCTGGAACGCCACCTGCAGTACAACTACACGTATGATGAAAAAGGACGTGTATCAGCCAAGGAAATCCTGAAATGGAACCAGGACAACAGCCGCTTTGAAAAGCAGTATTGTCTGAACTTCCGCTATACTGACAATGAAGTAGGCGTGGAATACGTAGCATGGAACAGCAAAGACAGTGACTACACCAATGTGAAATCCAAAGCCATCTACCAGATGAACGAACAAGGCATGAACTACATGAGCTACAACTGGAACGAAAAAGAAAACTCCTGGAATCTGGTGACAGAACACAACGCCATCCACTGGAACGAAGATTTGCTGGCTAACAAGTAA
- a CDS encoding trypsin-like peptidase domain-containing protein, which yields MEQNNIYQLVFKVTHAGGSGSCFYLKDYDLFVTNYHVVKGFHSLAVHDNERNPYLAKVVLVNPSLDIALLAVEGDFSSLPSISLAGDDSLSIGGKVCVAGYPYGMPFTVTEGSVSSPKQLMEGKYYIQTDAAVNPGNSGGPIFNENNEVVGVTVSKLTNADNMGFGVRVEALRKLLEAVEEVDHSIFQVQCDSCDELIADEEEFCPSCGEKLPEGIFEEREPSSLSVFCERAIREMGINPVLARDGYDSWTFHKGSSEIRIFVYENAYLFAVSPINLLPKKEVEKVLDYILSEDFSPYKLGIEGRQIYMAYRVHLSDITDASEDGICHNLVNLALKADEMDNMLVERFGCEFSEYSKQEE from the coding sequence ATGGAACAGAACAATATATATCAGTTGGTTTTCAAAGTAACCCATGCGGGCGGTTCAGGTAGTTGTTTCTACCTGAAAGACTATGACCTTTTTGTAACGAACTACCATGTAGTCAAAGGCTTCCATTCACTGGCGGTGCACGATAATGAACGGAATCCTTATCTGGCTAAAGTGGTGTTGGTAAATCCTTCTCTGGACATTGCCTTGTTGGCTGTGGAAGGTGATTTTTCATCCCTTCCCTCTATAAGTCTGGCGGGAGATGATTCTCTTTCTATCGGTGGGAAAGTGTGTGTGGCTGGTTATCCTTACGGCATGCCTTTTACGGTGACCGAGGGTTCCGTTTCCTCACCCAAACAACTGATGGAGGGAAAGTATTATATCCAGACCGATGCAGCCGTCAATCCCGGTAACTCCGGTGGACCTATCTTCAATGAGAACAATGAAGTGGTGGGGGTGACAGTAAGCAAGTTGACGAATGCCGACAATATGGGATTCGGTGTACGTGTGGAAGCATTGCGGAAGCTGCTTGAGGCGGTAGAGGAGGTTGACCACTCTATTTTCCAGGTGCAGTGCGACAGTTGTGATGAGTTGATAGCCGATGAAGAGGAATTTTGTCCTTCATGTGGCGAGAAGCTGCCCGAAGGTATCTTTGAGGAGCGTGAACCGTCTTCGCTGAGCGTTTTTTGTGAGCGGGCCATCCGTGAGATGGGGATTAATCCTGTACTTGCACGGGATGGTTACGACTCCTGGACATTTCACAAAGGCAGTTCGGAAATACGTATTTTTGTATATGAGAACGCATATTTGTTTGCTGTTTCTCCTATCAACCTGTTGCCTAAGAAGGAAGTGGAGAAAGTGCTCGATTATATTCTGAGTGAAGATTTCTCTCCGTACAAACTGGGCATTGAGGGACGGCAGATTTATATGGCCTACCGTGTGCATCTGTCTGATATCACAGATGCGTCCGAAGATGGAATCTGCCATAATCTCGTCAATCTGGCTTTGAAAGCGGATGAAATGGATAATATGCTGGTAGAGCGCTTCGGTTGCGAGTTCTCTGAATACTCCAAACAGGAAGAATAA
- a CDS encoding DUF3137 domain-containing protein: MATIDFKMLSERLRNELSRVNRWRRVVRGLSIIVYLFVFCWMMFVLLGGYLAGYIGLENYSLITQYILPVFMGFVVLNFVFSRSLMKFQQQESDIMRSVMSTLFPSYVFSFSLQIDYRILSGSKLFNTSFSDPAFGATTYGYLEIPHGNQSLYVADIGVSYGLLNKLAQNSVTGYFVMLYRYVLRPLFASRYESSAHNFRGMFGWCRLERTFKGTTLILPDHLEQKVGYLAKNIQALKKRYNARFMHLEDPEFENYFAVYADDEVAARMILTPAMMRHITRLREAFGHDIMLSFSKNTFYYAAVMPEGFLCLRTQALDNEHLLEQIYDEINLACRVADELRLN, from the coding sequence ATGGCGACGATTGATTTCAAAATGCTTTCTGAACGACTCCGTAATGAGTTGTCTCGTGTGAATCGCTGGCGCAGAGTGGTGCGTGGCCTGAGTATTATAGTTTATCTTTTTGTTTTCTGCTGGATGATGTTCGTCCTCTTGGGCGGTTATTTGGCGGGATATATCGGACTGGAGAATTATAGTCTGATAACGCAATATATACTGCCTGTTTTCATGGGCTTTGTGGTGCTGAACTTTGTATTCTCGCGTTCCCTTATGAAGTTTCAGCAGCAGGAAAGCGATATTATGCGCAGTGTTATGTCCACCTTATTTCCGTCGTATGTCTTTTCTTTCTCTTTGCAGATAGACTATCGGATATTGTCTGGCAGTAAGCTCTTCAACACTTCTTTCTCCGATCCGGCATTTGGAGCCACCACTTACGGCTATCTGGAAATTCCTCATGGCAATCAGTCCCTTTATGTGGCGGATATAGGTGTTTCTTATGGTTTGCTGAATAAGCTGGCACAAAATTCTGTGACGGGATATTTCGTGATGCTTTACCGATATGTGCTCCGCCCTTTGTTTGCTTCCCGTTACGAAAGCAGTGCGCACAATTTCCGCGGAATGTTCGGCTGGTGCCGCTTGGAGAGAACTTTCAAGGGAACCACCCTTATCTTGCCCGACCATTTGGAGCAGAAAGTCGGTTATCTGGCAAAAAACATCCAGGCATTGAAGAAACGTTATAATGCTCGCTTCATGCATTTGGAAGACCCTGAATTTGAGAATTACTTTGCTGTTTATGCCGATGATGAAGTGGCGGCGCGCATGATACTCACCCCGGCAATGATGCGCCATATCACCCGCTTGCGCGAAGCTTTCGGACACGATATAATGCTTTCTTTCAGCAAAAATACTTTTTATTACGCAGCAGTCATGCCCGAAGGTTTTTTGTGCCTCCGCACGCAGGCGCTGGACAACGAACATTTACTGGAACAGATATACGACGAGATAAACCTTGCCTGCCGGGTGGCGGATGAATTGAGACTTAACTAA
- a CDS encoding LemA family protein, with product MENQGILLYIGIGFIVLLILWYIWTANNLIAKRNRVKQCRSGICVVLKQRNDMIPNLVAAVKSYMGHESELLTRITELRSRTFQPSQESEQIKTGNELSSLLSRLQLSVEDYPELKANEQFHRLQTSIEDMELQLQAIRRTYNAAVTDYNNSIEMFPSSIVARRQNHHQEELIDIPEAEQRNVDVSELLKRM from the coding sequence ATGGAAAACCAGGGAATTCTTCTTTATATCGGGATAGGCTTTATTGTGCTTCTCATACTTTGGTATATCTGGACTGCCAACAACCTGATTGCTAAACGAAACCGCGTAAAGCAATGCCGAAGCGGTATTTGTGTAGTACTGAAACAACGCAATGACATGATACCTAATTTAGTAGCTGCTGTAAAGTCCTACATGGGACATGAAAGTGAGCTCCTGACACGCATCACCGAACTCCGTTCGCGCACCTTCCAGCCTTCGCAAGAGAGTGAGCAGATAAAAACCGGAAATGAACTCTCTTCCTTATTATCCAGATTGCAACTCTCCGTCGAAGATTATCCGGAACTCAAAGCGAACGAACAATTCCACCGCCTGCAAACAAGCATTGAAGATATGGAATTGCAGTTACAGGCCATCCGGCGTACCTACAATGCAGCAGTGACCGATTATAATAATTCCATTGAAATGTTTCCTTCCTCCATCGTTGCCCGCAGGCAGAACCATCATCAGGAAGAATTGATTGATATTCCCGAAGCCGAGCAACGCAATGTAGATGTCAGCGAACTTTTAAAACGGATGTAA
- a CDS encoding DUF3267 domain-containing protein, whose translation MMKADISIIQSRKGTEIVVSGNKINRNGIIAAILLALPILVLFRLIHGEEMTHISYLIFWSCALAGFVVNLLLHALFFGIFSPKGFRSISFVKHKGGIRFCHCNEPIRMWQYRTACFLPILLLGIIPLSYGMISGHYYSALFGIFLIIGSIDDVCILWKLRSFGKDAFINDCSQELRFHIW comes from the coding sequence ATGATGAAAGCGGACATTTCAATCATACAAAGCAGAAAAGGTACCGAAATAGTAGTTTCGGGAAACAAAATCAACCGCAACGGAATCATAGCCGCCATTCTGCTTGCTCTACCCATACTGGTGCTGTTCCGGTTGATTCATGGAGAAGAAATGACTCACATATCCTATCTGATATTCTGGTCATGTGCCCTGGCTGGTTTTGTAGTAAACTTATTGCTCCACGCCCTCTTCTTCGGAATATTCTCACCCAAAGGTTTCCGGTCCATATCCTTCGTGAAACATAAGGGGGGCATACGTTTCTGCCATTGCAATGAACCCATAAGAATGTGGCAATATCGTACCGCCTGCTTTCTGCCTATTCTGTTATTAGGAATCATCCCACTCTCTTACGGCATGATATCGGGGCATTATTACAGTGCTTTATTCGGGATATTTCTGATTATCGGCAGTATCGATGACGTCTGTATCCTCTGGAAATTGCGTTCCTTCGGAAAAGATGCATTCATCAATGACTGCTCACAAGAGTTACGGTTTCATATCTGGTGA
- a CDS encoding HAMP domain-containing sensor histidine kinase, whose translation MKLRSLYILSIVGLFLVVVIQLGGMMYAYDSYKKEAKRTLDECFRQAFIETVDNQINNLSFPDYTIPFYSYIPKDENRPMDDEVFLGYQQAASFLQDVYQVTIPLDEMERTLEKKLKWKNIDRTVWIDAAEDHSQYSAYKLFKTVISDTAWLNEKKGEAIEAAIITPFLPLIKDIFFLFLPTLLLTAFLIYSWAQQMKYIISQRRGIEEQRSAFYTLAEKMRLPIGEVRSRIPGQRWEEIEISGKHILDMTEQTLSVAKEEERKKRARKQHSFKVFFIISLLASFLLMVAWFVYLYRTAARETVYQVNDCFEAAFYDEVAYNRFPLFRSQPGENRESEERIKRSESPFAEEQREYLKGKEAEYTINRLYVVHTHNTIDQNYRLRAALIMQKHLEGVEMNSQYLDSAFAGHLSRLGMKSRSGIRQFRYPSDSTVTQSGYTSVRYGDYTSRFIPLREDSTLCVQGIVKNPYRYVVSSIWYLLIPLWIMFLVMLDCIFGQIKVLRMQRRLEQFQKDFTYAMIHDMKSPLNSILMAAHVLAGGKLADKPEKEEKYRRVMTEESEHLSALSNRVLMLTQLDEGHLELHKEEVALRPLLDDLIAKISLKVNKKVEFNTVYHRCETVYADAFCLREVLGNLIDNAIKYSREEVKIDIVSVSEKGFCKIKVCDDGLGISLKDQSRIFNRFERSAAAGRSDKGGASGFGLGLNYVQQVMLAHEGRVEVESEESRFSEFTLYFPIK comes from the coding sequence ATGAAGCTCCGTTCGCTTTACATCCTTTCTATTGTAGGACTGTTTCTCGTTGTGGTGATACAATTGGGAGGGATGATGTATGCCTATGACAGCTATAAGAAAGAAGCCAAACGTACACTGGACGAATGTTTCCGACAGGCTTTTATAGAGACAGTAGATAATCAAATCAACAACCTGTCCTTTCCGGACTATACCATTCCTTTCTATTCGTACATACCTAAAGATGAGAATAGACCTATGGATGATGAAGTTTTTCTGGGATATCAACAGGCCGCTTCTTTCCTGCAAGATGTTTATCAGGTGACGATACCTCTGGATGAGATGGAAAGGACGTTGGAAAAGAAACTGAAATGGAAGAATATAGACCGGACCGTGTGGATTGATGCGGCGGAAGACCATAGCCAGTATTCTGCCTACAAACTTTTCAAAACAGTAATCTCTGATACTGCCTGGCTGAATGAAAAGAAAGGAGAAGCCATAGAAGCAGCCATTATCACCCCTTTCCTTCCGCTTATAAAAGATATATTCTTCTTGTTTCTTCCTACTTTGTTGCTGACCGCTTTTCTTATTTATAGTTGGGCACAGCAGATGAAATATATCATAAGTCAACGGCGGGGCATTGAAGAACAACGCTCGGCTTTTTATACTTTGGCAGAGAAAATGAGGCTACCGATAGGCGAAGTGCGTAGCCGGATTCCCGGACAACGGTGGGAAGAAATAGAAATATCGGGTAAGCATATTCTGGATATGACAGAACAAACTCTCTCCGTTGCCAAAGAAGAAGAACGTAAAAAGCGAGCACGTAAGCAGCACTCTTTCAAGGTATTCTTTATAATCAGTCTGCTGGCAAGCTTTTTGCTGATGGTGGCCTGGTTCGTTTACTTGTATCGTACGGCTGCCCGCGAGACGGTTTATCAGGTGAATGACTGTTTTGAGGCTGCTTTTTATGATGAAGTGGCGTATAACCGTTTTCCTTTGTTCCGCTCGCAACCCGGAGAAAATAGAGAATCCGAAGAACGGATAAAAAGAAGCGAGTCGCCTTTTGCCGAAGAGCAAAGAGAATATTTAAAAGGAAAAGAGGCAGAGTATACTATAAATAGATTGTATGTGGTGCATACGCACAATACGATTGATCAAAATTACCGTCTTCGTGCAGCTTTGATTATGCAGAAACACTTGGAAGGAGTGGAGATGAATTCCCAGTATCTGGATTCTGCCTTTGCCGGACATCTCAGCCGGTTGGGAATGAAATCACGCAGTGGAATCCGTCAGTTCCGCTATCCTTCGGACAGTACGGTTACACAGTCAGGATATACTTCTGTGAGGTATGGTGACTATACATCCCGGTTTATACCGTTGAGGGAAGACAGCACGCTTTGTGTGCAGGGGATAGTGAAGAACCCATATCGCTATGTGGTGTCTTCCATCTGGTATTTGCTGATTCCTCTCTGGATTATGTTTCTGGTGATGCTGGATTGCATCTTCGGACAGATAAAGGTGCTCCGTATGCAACGCCGCCTGGAACAGTTCCAGAAAGACTTCACGTATGCCATGATTCATGATATGAAGTCTCCGTTGAATTCCATATTGATGGCGGCGCATGTGCTGGCGGGCGGGAAGTTGGCGGATAAGCCTGAAAAAGAAGAAAAATACCGCCGGGTAATGACGGAAGAGAGTGAGCATTTGTCGGCTTTATCAAACAGGGTATTGATGCTGACACAATTGGACGAAGGACATCTGGAATTGCATAAGGAAGAAGTCGCCCTGCGCCCTTTGCTCGATGATTTGATAGCGAAGATTTCTTTGAAAGTCAATAAAAAAGTGGAATTCAATACGGTTTATCACCGTTGCGAGACTGTTTATGCGGATGCTTTCTGTCTGCGCGAAGTATTGGGCAATCTGATAGACAACGCTATCAAGTATTCTCGTGAAGAGGTGAAAATAGATATTGTCAGTGTGTCGGAGAAAGGTTTCTGCAAGATAAAGGTGTGTGACGACGGTTTGGGTATTTCTTTGAAAGACCAGTCGCGCATCTTCAACCGCTTTGAGCGCTCTGCGGCAGCCGGACGTAGTGATAAGGGTGGAGCTTCGGGCTTCGGTTTAGGACTGAACTATGTGCAGCAGGTGATGCTGGCACATGAGGGCAGGGTAGAGGTGGAAAGTGAAGAAAGCCGTTTTAGTGAGTTTACACTTTATTTTCCGATAAAATGA
- a CDS encoding DUF3836 domain-containing protein — translation MKALVLSVVFALTSVVNAVSGNNLEGFAYNTEMNEGSVKTETVFKVENKKYLHHHLQYNYAYNAEGRVSAKEVLKWNKENQSFEKQYCLNFSYDGTDINVEYVAWNNKTNAYADVKAKAVYQINAMGANYQSYKWNKKDNSWDLTAEHSTQPEEIMLFAEK, via the coding sequence ATGAAAGCTTTAGTATTATCAGTAGTATTTGCATTGACATCAGTAGTAAACGCAGTAAGCGGAAACAATCTGGAAGGCTTCGCCTACAACACGGAAATGAACGAGGGTAGTGTAAAGACGGAAACCGTATTCAAAGTAGAAAACAAGAAGTATCTGCATCATCATTTGCAGTATAACTATGCGTACAATGCCGAAGGACGTGTATCAGCCAAAGAGGTATTGAAATGGAACAAAGAAAACCAAAGTTTTGAGAAACAATATTGCCTGAACTTCTCTTATGACGGAACTGATATAAACGTGGAATACGTAGCATGGAACAACAAAACGAACGCTTACGCCGATGTAAAAGCAAAAGCTGTTTACCAGATAAACGCAATGGGTGCGAATTATCAAAGCTATAAATGGAACAAGAAAGACAATTCCTGGGACCTGACGGCAGAACACAGCACGCAACCGGAAGAAATTATGCTGTTTGCCGAAAAGTAG